One part of the Desulfonatronum thioautotrophicum genome encodes these proteins:
- a CDS encoding PAS domain S-box protein, with protein MERVVGERLRFFRLLNNMNRGQLAMRLGVTAQHVGLIERGRGYPSVELLVKAAEALGTGVANFFLSPESGSEALAMDTEEGSIALSAGRADVQLVAGLGTWDFNFATGREAWSEALRRLLGFPDRKTTLREVLLKRLAPEFAQRFKAFWNKVLEHGRPHPFPCVVISENGTERRLLIHAEQIVDGCHGMDRARLTILDVTDWELYRDLLLRDLNRLEVAVMERDHSLRQAAEEARNARALSAATQRELEFKGEQVERLIQAAPAILYSFVPGVGGTEVWSPHTQHILGYTVGELMSDPMLWNRSIHPEDAAKAEAAIESAMQGHPIDLEYRIQAKDGTWRWLRDQARLAKDASDSPVLIGMAMDISEHKRLEESLRTSEEKFRALVEQSPDMLFLHDLQGNIVDVNRACEVNTGYSRTELLNMTVFELHPNQLDLDSILDKWGDWLPWQSQILQVEHKCKDGAVVPAQVIAGRVRFGNVDHILATARHKSEQQHSDDALRASREALLQQREERFRALFDNSSEGIFLHDLEGRILEANKAVLDMFGYTLDELRRLHPMQLVHPVEVNHVAALFQEIQLHRTTTAVHRCLRKDGTEFFAQVRAKLIGGNMIQGMLRDVTVEHRKEKELIQAMEAAEALSRAKSEFLGNMSHELRTPLNGILGMMHVLKSTHLDEEQQHLLSMALKSSDRLGRLLTDLLELSRLEMEAETISVEIFALSELCAFVTDLFGSVAQEKGLALECVVDPSAPSFLLGDPRRIRQILFQLTGNALKFTDKGGVRLEMTRLPSPRSKECRVLFSVVDTGIGIPGEKLNKIFDSFAQADGSLARPYEGAGLGLAIVKRLVNLMKGGIAVDETPGGGTTIHMTLPLGLPEREDA; from the coding sequence ATGGAACGCGTGGTCGGTGAGCGACTGAGGTTCTTTCGTCTGCTGAACAACATGAATCGAGGGCAACTGGCCATGCGTCTGGGCGTGACGGCGCAGCACGTCGGGTTGATCGAGAGAGGCCGCGGATATCCCTCCGTTGAGCTGCTTGTCAAAGCGGCGGAAGCCCTGGGTACGGGGGTGGCCAATTTTTTTCTGTCGCCGGAAAGCGGATCAGAGGCCTTGGCGATGGACACGGAAGAAGGATCGATTGCCTTGTCCGCGGGGCGGGCCGATGTTCAGCTTGTCGCCGGGCTCGGCACATGGGACTTCAATTTCGCCACGGGCCGGGAAGCATGGTCCGAGGCCTTGCGGCGCCTGCTCGGTTTTCCAGACCGCAAAACAACACTGCGCGAAGTATTGCTGAAGCGCCTTGCGCCGGAGTTCGCCCAGCGTTTCAAGGCGTTTTGGAACAAGGTTCTCGAACATGGCCGACCACATCCGTTTCCCTGCGTTGTGATCAGCGAGAATGGGACCGAACGGCGGCTTCTGATTCATGCCGAGCAGATCGTGGACGGGTGTCACGGCATGGACCGGGCACGACTGACCATTCTGGACGTCACCGACTGGGAACTCTATCGCGACCTGTTGCTCCGCGACCTGAACCGGCTTGAGGTCGCGGTTATGGAACGAGACCACAGTCTGCGCCAGGCCGCGGAAGAGGCCAGAAACGCCCGGGCGCTGAGCGCGGCGACCCAGCGGGAGCTGGAATTTAAAGGCGAGCAGGTGGAGCGCCTCATCCAGGCGGCCCCGGCGATTCTGTACTCCTTTGTTCCAGGCGTCGGCGGAACCGAAGTCTGGTCGCCGCATACGCAACACATCCTCGGCTACACCGTGGGGGAACTGATGAGCGACCCCATGCTCTGGAATCGCTCCATCCATCCCGAGGACGCCGCCAAGGCCGAAGCGGCCATTGAGTCCGCCATGCAGGGACATCCCATCGACCTGGAATATCGGATCCAGGCAAAGGATGGAACGTGGCGCTGGTTGCGGGATCAGGCCCGATTGGCCAAGGATGCGTCGGACTCCCCTGTGCTCATCGGCATGGCCATGGACATCAGCGAGCATAAACGGCTGGAGGAGTCGTTGCGAACGAGCGAGGAAAAATTTCGCGCTCTGGTGGAGCAGTCGCCGGACATGCTGTTCCTGCATGACTTGCAGGGCAATATTGTTGACGTCAACCGGGCTTGCGAGGTCAACACCGGTTATTCACGCACCGAACTGCTCAACATGACAGTATTTGAACTGCATCCGAATCAACTTGATCTCGATAGCATCTTGGACAAATGGGGGGATTGGCTCCCATGGCAATCACAGATTTTACAGGTGGAACATAAGTGTAAAGACGGGGCCGTGGTTCCGGCACAGGTGATTGCCGGCAGAGTGCGTTTTGGCAATGTCGACCATATCTTGGCTACTGCACGGCACAAGTCCGAACAACAACACTCGGATGACGCCCTGAGGGCATCCCGCGAAGCGCTGCTTCAGCAAAGAGAGGAGCGTTTCCGCGCCTTGTTCGACAACTCATCGGAGGGCATTTTCCTGCACGACCTGGAAGGCCGGATACTTGAAGCCAATAAGGCCGTTCTGGACATGTTCGGTTACACCTTGGACGAATTGCGACGCCTGCATCCCATGCAGCTCGTTCATCCCGTGGAAGTGAACCATGTCGCCGCGCTGTTCCAGGAAATTCAGCTTCACAGAACCACGACCGCGGTTCACCGCTGCCTGCGCAAAGACGGCACGGAATTCTTCGCCCAGGTTCGCGCCAAGCTGATCGGCGGGAATATGATTCAAGGCATGCTGCGCGACGTCACTGTTGAACACAGGAAGGAAAAGGAGTTGATCCAGGCCATGGAAGCGGCCGAGGCCCTGAGCAGGGCCAAGTCCGAATTTCTGGGCAACATGAGCCACGAACTGCGTACTCCGCTGAACGGAATCCTCGGCATGATGCATGTTTTGAAGTCCACGCATCTGGACGAAGAGCAGCAACACCTTCTCTCAATGGCGCTCAAATCCTCTGACCGACTGGGCCGTCTGCTCACCGATCTGCTTGAACTGTCCAGGCTTGAAATGGAGGCTGAGACGATCAGCGTGGAGATATTCGCACTTTCGGAATTGTGCGCGTTTGTGACTGATCTGTTTGGCTCCGTGGCCCAGGAAAAGGGACTGGCTCTGGAATGCGTCGTTGATCCGTCGGCTCCCTCCTTTCTCCTGGGTGACCCTCGGCGGATCCGCCAAATCCTTTTCCAATTGACGGGCAACGCGCTGAAGTTCACGGACAAAGGCGGCGTCCGACTGGAAATGACCCGACTGCCGTCGCCAAGGTCGAAAGAATGTCGCGTCCTGTTCAGCGTCGTGGATACCGGAATCGGCATTCCCGGGGAAAAGCTGAACAAGATTTTCGATTCCTTCGCCCAGGCGGATGGCTCTCTGGCCCGACCTTATGAGGGCGCGGGATTGGGGCTGGCCATCGTCAAGCGCTTGGTGAACCTGATGAAGGGAGGAATTGCCGTGGACGAAACTCCCGGCGGCGGAACCACGATTCACATGACCCTGCCGTTGGGTTTGCCGGAGCGGGAGGATGCGTAA
- a CDS encoding response regulator — protein sequence MTMTRPHLFIVEDEKQIRAQFLLFLEDYDEFRVTAAESGENALEMLRREPADVCIVDLRLPGMNGAAFIRSALRAGLCRRCLVHTGTADRELLDELRSVGVTDRDVFLKPTKMKRILARIREMLPGEID from the coding sequence ATGACCATGACGCGACCTCACCTCTTCATCGTGGAGGATGAAAAACAGATCAGGGCTCAATTTCTCTTGTTTCTGGAAGACTATGACGAGTTCCGGGTCACGGCGGCGGAGTCCGGTGAGAATGCCCTGGAAATGCTCCGGCGCGAACCAGCCGACGTCTGCATCGTGGATCTGCGTCTGCCGGGCATGAACGGGGCGGCCTTCATTCGGTCCGCCTTGAGGGCCGGCCTGTGCCGTCGCTGCCTGGTGCATACCGGAACGGCGGATCGTGAGCTTCTGGATGAACTGAGGAGCGTGGGCGTTACGGACCGGGACGTCTTTCTCAAGCCCACGAAAATGAAACGGATTTTGGCGCGCATACGCGAAATGTTGCCGGGGGAAATCGACTGA
- a CDS encoding cache domain-containing protein — MYARKEALMHVAHSAHSLLDEYVQRVRDGELTLEDAQERAKRRIKHMRYGRGDYLWISDNASPVPRVLMHPTIPDLDGTEQGGPLVAEAMRMEYGFRGPVKLLPGTRTNLLLTFSEVVQATGDGFVVYNWPKPDQASLNETRFPKESYLLLFEPWGWILGTGLYIDDIQAEMRVLRVEVVTFSLLILLLVLPAALLASVVLTKSLRALADYADKVSAGDLDAGVSGHFYGEAKRLMQAITEMVANLKDALAQAENNRMEAHRMAEAAELASERLAVILRSIGDGVIAADTEKKVLFLNKTAEELTGWSQDEARGRPLSEVFQVPDERLEKAEDLIQRVLTDGGGRQSDGRLLVSRDGMHRLIASTAAPLRDRKSQVIGVVLAFRDETEKQRLLDEALKAEKLESLGILAGSIAHDFNNILTAILGNITSAKLSLSDPDKAEFKLSEAERATYRGKALTQQMLTFAKGGTPVRDILPLGALVRESAEFALSGTNAKCVFDLPDDLWPVHADPDQVSRVIHNLVINAHHAMPQGGLVTLTGGNIDAPNLPEAISSSGPFTRISVTDQGHGISPEHLTRIFDPYFTTKDYGAGLGLASSYSIIKRHGGVITVESVPDQGTTFHVFLPAVPTALPTSHATEKVDPDGPGGRILVMDDEVMILDVSLDLMEHLGHAAVPVQNGEQAVARYRQAMAEGTPFDVVIMDLTIPGGMGGKEAVREVLKLDPAAKVVASSGYSSDPVMANYQEYGFVGAIPKPYTIQQIRKLLNKLLA, encoded by the coding sequence ATGTATGCCAGGAAAGAGGCACTGATGCATGTCGCCCATTCGGCACACTCCCTGCTTGACGAGTACGTGCAGCGAGTGCGTGACGGCGAACTGACTCTGGAAGACGCTCAGGAGCGGGCCAAGAGACGAATCAAGCACATGCGCTACGGCCGGGGCGATTATCTCTGGATCAGCGACAACGCCTCGCCCGTGCCGCGCGTCTTGATGCATCCGACCATTCCGGACCTGGACGGCACAGAGCAGGGCGGTCCTCTGGTCGCGGAAGCCATGCGTATGGAGTACGGATTTCGAGGCCCGGTGAAGCTGCTTCCTGGAACCAGGACCAATTTGCTGTTGACGTTTTCCGAGGTCGTTCAGGCGACCGGAGACGGTTTCGTGGTGTACAACTGGCCCAAGCCGGATCAAGCAAGCCTGAACGAAACAAGGTTCCCCAAGGAATCCTATCTGTTGCTCTTCGAGCCCTGGGGCTGGATTCTGGGCACCGGCCTGTACATCGACGACATTCAGGCCGAGATGCGCGTTTTGCGCGTTGAAGTGGTCACGTTTTCGCTGCTCATCCTGCTTCTCGTCCTGCCCGCGGCCCTGCTCGCCTCCGTTGTGTTAACCAAGTCTCTGCGCGCTCTGGCCGACTACGCGGACAAGGTCTCGGCCGGAGACCTCGACGCCGGAGTCAGCGGGCATTTTTACGGAGAAGCGAAACGGCTGATGCAGGCCATCACTGAAATGGTCGCAAATCTTAAAGACGCCCTGGCTCAGGCTGAGAACAACAGAATGGAGGCGCACCGCATGGCCGAAGCGGCGGAATTGGCCTCGGAGCGATTGGCCGTGATTCTGCGGTCCATCGGCGATGGAGTGATCGCCGCGGACACGGAAAAGAAGGTGCTGTTTCTGAACAAGACCGCCGAAGAACTGACCGGCTGGTCCCAGGATGAAGCCCGGGGACGCCCCTTGTCCGAGGTGTTCCAGGTACCGGACGAGCGCCTCGAGAAGGCCGAAGACTTGATTCAACGGGTTTTGACGGACGGGGGCGGCCGCCAGTCGGATGGCAGGCTCCTTGTTTCCAGGGACGGAATGCACCGGCTCATCGCCTCCACGGCGGCCCCGCTCCGGGACAGGAAGAGCCAAGTGATCGGGGTGGTGTTGGCATTCCGGGACGAGACCGAAAAGCAGCGTCTCCTGGACGAAGCCCTTAAAGCCGAAAAACTTGAATCCCTGGGGATTCTGGCCGGAAGCATCGCCCACGACTTCAACAACATCCTGACCGCGATCCTGGGAAACATCACCTCAGCCAAGCTTTCCCTGAGCGATCCGGACAAAGCCGAGTTCAAGCTCAGCGAGGCGGAAAGAGCCACCTACCGGGGCAAGGCCCTGACTCAACAGATGCTGACCTTTGCCAAGGGCGGCACACCCGTCAGGGATATTTTGCCCCTGGGAGCATTGGTGAGGGAGTCGGCCGAATTCGCCCTGAGCGGGACCAATGCAAAATGCGTTTTCGATCTTCCCGACGACCTTTGGCCCGTCCACGCCGATCCGGACCAAGTCAGCCGGGTGATCCACAATTTAGTGATCAACGCCCACCATGCCATGCCCCAAGGCGGCCTGGTCACCCTGACCGGAGGCAATATCGACGCCCCAAATCTCCCTGAAGCCATCAGCAGTTCCGGACCGTTCACGCGGATTTCCGTGACCGACCAGGGACACGGCATCTCGCCGGAACACCTGACCAGGATATTCGATCCGTACTTTACCACCAAGGATTACGGTGCGGGGCTCGGTCTGGCTTCAAGCTATTCCATCATCAAACGCCACGGCGGCGTCATTACGGTGGAATCCGTGCCCGATCAGGGAACGACGTTCCATGTTTTTCTGCCGGCCGTACCCACCGCCTTGCCGACGTCCCACGCCACGGAAAAAGTCGATCCCGACGGTCCGGGAGGACGCATCCTGGTGATGGACGACGAGGTCATGATCCTGGACGTCAGCCTGGACCTGATGGAACACCTGGGGCATGCGGCCGTTCCGGTTCAAAACGGCGAACAGGCCGTGGCCCGGTACCGACAGGCCATGGCTGAAGGAACGCCTTTCGACGTGGTGATCATGGACCTGACCATTCCCGGGGGCATGGGCGGCAAGGAGGCGGTCCGGGAAGTTCTGAAGCTCGACCCCGCCGCCAAAGTGGTGGCCTCCAGCGGCTACTCCAGCGACCCGGTAATGGCGAACTACCAGGAATACGGCTTTGTCGGCGCGATACCCAAACCCTACACCATCCAACAAATAAGAAAACTGCTCAACAAACTCCTGGCCTGA
- a CDS encoding HD-GYP domain-containing protein: MAILIIDDEDGLRRALSAYLEDMDYETFTAENGLQGLETLRREGRRLEAVVVDLDMPVMSGYAFIQRAVEEAPELPLVVLSGVGVVEDALRAMRLGAWDFITKPVHRMEVLEHTLRNVLERARLLRANREYKENLEALVRERTSELEETRRQVMQRLSRAAEYKDNETGNHVVRVGEISALLARAMGLSEQDCEQLRDCAPLHDVGKIGIPDHILLKPGKLTDEEMEIMQRHCHYGCEILGPLTGRQSAIEICVDPESIMYGGDNELLRLARVLAMLHHERWDGTGYPFGRKGEEIPLQARIVSVVDVFDALTSERPYKPALPEEDCLEIIRTGAGTQFDPEVVDAFFMVLEEIRRVRAMWKD; the protein is encoded by the coding sequence ATGGCCATTTTGATCATTGACGACGAGGATGGGCTGCGTCGGGCGCTGAGTGCCTACTTGGAGGACATGGACTACGAGACCTTCACGGCGGAAAACGGTCTGCAAGGGCTTGAAACGCTCCGGCGCGAGGGCCGACGCCTCGAAGCCGTGGTCGTGGACTTGGACATGCCGGTCATGAGCGGATACGCCTTTATCCAGCGTGCTGTGGAAGAAGCCCCGGAGCTCCCGTTGGTCGTGCTTTCCGGTGTCGGCGTGGTGGAAGACGCCTTGCGGGCCATGCGTCTCGGCGCTTGGGACTTCATCACCAAACCGGTGCACAGGATGGAGGTTCTGGAGCACACGTTGCGCAATGTGCTGGAGCGGGCGCGCTTGCTCAGAGCGAACAGGGAATACAAGGAAAACCTGGAGGCCTTGGTCCGCGAACGAACCTCCGAGCTGGAGGAAACCCGCCGTCAGGTGATGCAGCGGCTCAGTCGCGCCGCGGAATACAAGGACAACGAAACCGGGAACCATGTCGTTCGCGTCGGCGAAATCAGCGCCTTGCTGGCCCGGGCCATGGGCTTGTCCGAGCAGGATTGCGAACAACTCCGGGATTGCGCCCCGCTCCACGACGTGGGGAAAATCGGTATCCCGGACCACATCCTGCTCAAGCCAGGAAAGTTGACCGATGAAGAAATGGAGATCATGCAACGGCATTGTCATTACGGCTGCGAAATTCTCGGCCCGTTGACCGGCAGGCAATCAGCGATCGAAATCTGCGTCGACCCGGAGTCGATCATGTACGGCGGAGATAACGAACTGCTGCGGCTGGCCCGCGTACTGGCCATGCTCCACCATGAGCGATGGGATGGAACCGGGTATCCGTTTGGGCGTAAGGGCGAGGAAATCCCGCTCCAGGCCCGGATCGTGTCCGTCGTGGACGTTTTTGATGCCTTGACCAGTGAACGTCCCTACAAACCCGCACTGCCCGAAGAAGACTGCCTTGAAATTATCCGCACCGGTGCGGGGACCCAGTTCGATCCCGAGGTGGTTGACGCGTTTTTCATGGTCCTGGAAGAAATCAGGCGGGTTCGGGCCATGTGGAAGGATTGA
- a CDS encoding PAS domain S-box protein has protein sequence MLAERPRSLEQILEELKLARSRIAELEGRLADYSPQHAPGPSPYEPIFTNAPNPMLLVNREARVFRLNRAAARLANGDEEAIAGRVLGEVLHCESLAGGRECGQAGPCPSCPLRDALNRAVRDGKPIHGVQARLRVSGSPISQAYNYLVSVIPMPFGSKDGFLLSLLDVTEQLGTLERLRKSEEDYRLLVDNQNDLVVKVDLEGRFLFVSSSYCDLFGKTRDELMGQKFMPLVHEEDRDSTARAMESLFVPPHTTYLEQRAMTRNGWRWLAWSDKALLDDSGNVAAVVGVGRDVTQAKEAEQALRESEKRSRGQRAAIAELVLDSVVASGDLNSALDRLTEVTATAIQVVRAGIWLFSEDGSRLECRSLYDFLSGAHVPSHATLTAKDFPLYFDALHTDRRIHVEDVPADSRTKGLCEKYFIPLGISSLLDAGIVVKGKLAGIVSLEHVGEKRKWHSDEEAFASTMAAMAGQVLVNAERRRVENALLMNQFAMDRAMDGIFWVDDRGGLFYVNDAACAALGYSRDELLRMTVFDIDPDFPAGEWERHKEAMRKIGAMRFESRHRAKDGRIFPVEVSTNFFEYEGRFMACAFDRDISERKQAEERLRSLVDEQNILLNNIDAHVWYLKDPETYGAVNTAHARFFGKAKSMLENRPLREVLFSDEEVRFCVVGNRKVFKERRRIKTEELLRDGEGTPRLLEVTKTPKLNDDGEVEYVVCFAHDVTESKKMQEMMVETEKMISMGGIAAGIAHEINNPLGIVLQAAQNLAQRTRSDFPKNIQAAEAIGLDLGLLAEYMRCRKLDVFIEDIQSAAMRAAVIIRHMLDFSRRSESRRAVCDPERIVRNALALAQSDYDLKKEYDFRKISIELSVDDNLPSFNCTETEIEQVVLNLLRNAAQALAEAAPPVEDPRIKVRILGLPDGVRIEVEDNGPGIPAEIQARIFEPFFTTKAPGQGTGLGLSVSYFIITHSHNGEMHVKSSPGTGARFIVDLPANQETIS, from the coding sequence ATGCTCGCCGAGCGCCCTCGATCCTTGGAGCAGATATTGGAGGAACTAAAGCTGGCGCGATCCCGGATAGCGGAACTCGAAGGTCGGCTCGCGGACTACTCTCCGCAACATGCCCCCGGCCCATCACCATATGAGCCCATTTTCACCAATGCCCCCAACCCCATGCTTCTTGTGAACCGGGAAGCCCGCGTCTTCAGGCTGAACAGGGCGGCCGCCCGGCTGGCGAATGGGGATGAGGAAGCGATTGCGGGACGGGTTCTCGGCGAGGTGCTGCACTGCGAGAGTCTTGCCGGGGGTCGGGAATGCGGGCAGGCCGGACCTTGTCCCTCCTGTCCGCTGCGTGACGCCCTGAACCGGGCCGTACGCGACGGAAAGCCGATCCATGGAGTCCAGGCGCGGCTGCGGGTATCCGGAAGCCCCATATCTCAGGCTTACAATTATCTGGTCTCGGTCATCCCCATGCCCTTCGGTTCTAAGGACGGATTCCTCCTTTCTCTGCTGGACGTCACCGAACAGCTCGGCACCCTGGAGAGACTGCGAAAAAGCGAGGAAGACTATCGGCTGCTAGTGGACAACCAGAACGATTTGGTGGTGAAGGTGGACCTGGAGGGACGTTTTCTCTTCGTCAGCTCCAGCTATTGCGATCTGTTCGGCAAGACCAGGGACGAGTTGATGGGGCAAAAGTTCATGCCCCTGGTTCACGAGGAAGACCGGGATTCCACGGCCAGGGCCATGGAATCCCTGTTTGTTCCGCCGCATACGACGTATCTCGAACAGCGGGCCATGACCCGGAACGGATGGCGATGGCTGGCCTGGTCGGACAAGGCCTTGCTGGACGACTCCGGAAACGTGGCCGCCGTGGTGGGCGTGGGCCGGGACGTCACCCAGGCCAAGGAGGCCGAGCAAGCCTTGCGGGAAAGCGAGAAGCGGTCGCGGGGACAGCGTGCGGCCATTGCCGAGCTTGTACTGGATTCGGTTGTCGCCTCCGGCGATCTGAACAGCGCCCTGGACCGGCTGACCGAAGTGACGGCGACGGCCATCCAGGTCGTCCGGGCCGGAATCTGGCTCTTTTCAGAAGACGGATCCCGGCTGGAATGCCGTTCTCTGTACGATTTCCTCTCCGGCGCACATGTTCCAAGCCACGCCACCCTCACTGCCAAAGATTTTCCCCTCTATTTCGATGCCCTTCACACGGACCGCCGAATCCATGTCGAAGACGTCCCGGCGGATTCTCGCACCAAAGGATTGTGTGAGAAATACTTTATCCCCCTGGGTATCTCTTCGTTGCTGGACGCCGGGATTGTGGTCAAGGGCAAGCTGGCTGGAATCGTGAGCCTGGAGCATGTCGGCGAAAAGCGAAAATGGCATTCCGACGAAGAAGCCTTCGCGAGTACCATGGCAGCCATGGCCGGTCAGGTGCTGGTCAATGCCGAACGCAGGCGCGTCGAGAACGCCTTGCTCATGAACCAGTTTGCCATGGACCGGGCCATGGACGGTATTTTCTGGGTGGATGACCGGGGCGGCCTGTTCTACGTCAATGACGCCGCGTGCGCGGCGCTGGGGTATTCGCGGGACGAGCTGTTACGGATGACGGTTTTTGATATTGATCCGGACTTCCCAGCCGGGGAGTGGGAACGCCATAAGGAGGCGATGCGCAAGATCGGAGCCATGCGCTTTGAATCCCGTCATCGGGCCAAGGATGGACGAATTTTTCCCGTGGAGGTGTCGACCAATTTCTTTGAATACGAGGGGCGCTTCATGGCCTGCGCGTTCGACCGGGACATCAGCGAGCGGAAGCAGGCCGAGGAGCGATTGCGGAGCCTGGTCGACGAGCAGAACATCCTCTTGAACAACATCGACGCGCATGTCTGGTACCTGAAAGATCCGGAAACCTACGGAGCGGTAAATACCGCCCATGCCCGGTTTTTCGGCAAGGCCAAAAGCATGCTTGAAAACCGGCCCTTACGGGAAGTGTTGTTTTCGGATGAGGAAGTCCGGTTCTGCGTCGTCGGCAACAGAAAGGTTTTCAAGGAGCGCCGCCGGATCAAGACGGAGGAGCTTCTGCGGGACGGAGAGGGAACGCCGCGCCTCTTGGAAGTGACCAAAACCCCTAAACTGAACGACGACGGGGAGGTGGAGTATGTGGTCTGCTTTGCCCACGACGTCACTGAGTCCAAAAAAATGCAGGAGATGATGGTCGAGACGGAAAAGATGATTTCCATGGGGGGGATTGCCGCGGGTATTGCCCACGAAATCAACAATCCTCTGGGCATTGTGCTGCAGGCCGCCCAGAACCTGGCCCAGCGTACCAGATCTGATTTTCCCAAAAACATCCAGGCAGCGGAGGCCATCGGGCTGGACCTCGGATTGCTGGCCGAATACATGCGTTGTCGCAAGCTGGACGTCTTCATCGAGGACATCCAATCCGCGGCCATGCGGGCCGCGGTGATCATCCGACACATGCTCGACTTTTCTCGCCGCAGCGAATCCAGGCGCGCCGTGTGCGATCCGGAACGGATCGTAAGAAATGCTCTGGCCCTGGCGCAAAGCGACTATGACCTGAAAAAAGAATATGATTTCAGAAAGATCAGCATTGAACTGAGTGTTGACGACAATCTGCCGTCTTTTAACTGCACGGAGACGGAAATCGAGCAGGTTGTCCTGAATTTGCTGCGCAATGCGGCCCAGGCCTTGGCGGAAGCCGCACCTCCGGTGGAGGATCCGCGCATCAAAGTCCGCATCCTGGGGTTGCCCGACGGCGTGCGCATCGAGGTGGAGGACAACGGACCCGGCATTCCCGCCGAGATCCAGGCCAGAATCTTCGAGCCGTTCTTCACGACCAAGGCCCCAGGGCAGGGTACGGGACTGGGCCTCTCGGTCTCGTATTTCATCATCACCCACAGCCACAACGGTGAAATGCACGTGAAGTCCTCGCCGGGGACCGGCGCCCGGTTCATCGTCGACCTTCCCGCAAACCAGGAGACGATTTCATGA
- a CDS encoding EAL and HDOD domain-containing protein: MSLPLHKQNRIPGNATDDMYVARQPVFDKEMGVWGYELLFRQNASSSVAEIEDQDVATAQVMLNGFSLAAEWLSPRQKVLINYPESLLLQGMPRALPAETAVVEILETVRPSPEVLEICRHLKDEGYTLALDDFVGGPGFESLLELADIVKVDVLGVEPERLEAVVGKLGKHRCTLLAEKVEDLGVFDRCRDLGFSLFQGYFFSRPQVVAGKNLSSSQISRLNLLQALGAPDLDMMQITKIIQTDVSLSYRLLRYINSPGIGLPYQVRSITQAVNMLGQRKIAIWLRVLILADMNPAPHARELLSFCLQRARFLEMLSQTKLSTSLPPDSMFLFGLFSSLDALLSQPMPDIVDKLSLEPRLAQALLGDVPELQAWLDLALASESGNWSQTETILERLAIGRDTAAKAQNKATIWAKHFMETA; this comes from the coding sequence ATGTCTCTTCCCCTTCACAAGCAGAATAGGATCCCCGGCAACGCGACGGACGACATGTATGTAGCCCGCCAACCGGTTTTCGACAAGGAAATGGGAGTATGGGGCTATGAGCTGCTGTTCCGGCAAAACGCCTCGAGCAGCGTAGCCGAAATCGAGGATCAGGACGTGGCCACGGCCCAGGTGATGCTGAACGGCTTCAGTCTGGCCGCTGAGTGGCTGTCTCCGAGGCAAAAGGTCCTCATCAACTACCCCGAGAGCCTGCTCCTCCAGGGCATGCCCCGCGCCCTGCCCGCGGAAACGGCCGTGGTGGAAATTCTCGAAACAGTGCGGCCAAGTCCGGAAGTCCTGGAAATTTGTCGTCACCTCAAGGATGAAGGATATACCCTGGCCCTGGACGACTTTGTCGGCGGACCGGGCTTCGAGTCCCTGTTGGAGTTGGCGGACATCGTCAAGGTGGACGTACTCGGGGTTGAACCAGAGCGATTGGAGGCGGTCGTGGGCAAGTTGGGCAAGCATCGGTGTACATTGCTCGCCGAAAAAGTGGAGGACCTGGGGGTTTTCGATCGGTGTCGGGATTTGGGTTTCTCTCTGTTTCAAGGGTACTTTTTCAGTCGTCCGCAGGTCGTTGCCGGAAAAAACCTTTCCTCCAGCCAGATTTCCCGGCTCAACCTGCTGCAAGCGCTTGGGGCTCCCGACCTGGACATGATGCAGATCACCAAGATCATCCAGACCGACGTCTCACTGAGTTATCGCCTGCTGCGCTACATCAACTCGCCCGGCATCGGCCTGCCTTATCAAGTCAGGTCCATAACCCAGGCCGTGAACATGCTCGGGCAGCGGAAAATCGCGATCTGGCTGCGCGTGCTCATCCTGGCGGACATGAATCCCGCTCCCCATGCACGGGAATTGCTCTCTTTTTGTCTCCAACGGGCCAGATTCCTGGAGATGTTGAGCCAGACAAAACTCTCCACCTCGCTGCCGCCGGATTCCATGTTTCTCTTCGGCCTCTTCTCATCCCTGGACGCCCTGCTTTCCCAACCCATGCCGGACATCGTCGACAAACTGTCCCTGGAACCCCGCCTGGCGCAAGCCCTGCTGGGCGACGTCCCGGAGCTGCAAGCCTGGCTGGATCTTGCCCTTGCCTCGGAAAGCGGAAACTGGTCCCAGACCGAGACGATCCTGGAAAGGCTGGCCATCGGGCGCGACACCGCCGCAAAAGCTCAAAACAAAGCCACGATTTGGGCGAAGCACTTCATGGAAACGGCTTGA